A genome region from Methanobacterium sp. includes the following:
- a CDS encoding TldD/PmbA family protein, protein MKTELDLDLLGKILESVEKHVDYADIRVNESQNTVIVMKDGKIQEIRSGSDLGACIRVLKQGAWGFSYTTRLDRLDHVAESALKLASVLSSDVELAPAEIRTDKITSNARIKLSDVSLEDKKLVMSEVEQAANLDKVVSTTVNYVDAEGISIFLNSEGSSITMEENRVALFLNAVAASENGIQFGHKSTGGAKGFEVIESEDLELLGRTAASKAVRLLDASLPPSGRYPIIMDPELTGVFIHEAVGHASEADLILQNDSILKGKMGASIGSPLVTIVDDASMDAFGYYAYDAEGVKTSENVLVQDGTLVSLLSSRETAAKLNIQSSGNARSGVGDQPIVRMSNTYLKPGQMNFEELIEDMDNGIYLKGSRGGQVDTGKGVFQFNAAESFLIEDGEVKDPLRDVSLSGNILEILQKVDAVGSDFHLGVGFCGKAGQTAPVGDGGPHTRVSEATVGGAS, encoded by the coding sequence ATGAAAACGGAGCTAGATCTGGACTTACTGGGAAAAATACTGGAATCAGTGGAAAAACATGTTGACTATGCAGATATACGAGTCAATGAAAGTCAGAACACAGTTATTGTCATGAAGGATGGGAAAATCCAGGAAATCAGATCCGGATCTGATCTAGGTGCATGTATCCGAGTATTGAAACAGGGTGCATGGGGATTTTCCTACACCACACGACTGGATCGTCTGGATCATGTGGCTGAATCTGCACTTAAACTGGCCAGTGTCCTTTCCAGTGATGTGGAATTAGCACCTGCTGAAATCAGAACAGATAAGATAACCTCCAACGCCCGCATCAAACTATCTGATGTTTCATTGGAGGATAAGAAACTGGTTATGTCCGAGGTGGAGCAGGCCGCCAACCTGGATAAGGTGGTAAGTACCACTGTTAACTACGTAGATGCAGAGGGAATCAGCATATTTTTAAACTCAGAAGGATCCTCCATTACAATGGAAGAAAACAGGGTAGCTCTCTTTTTAAACGCTGTAGCAGCATCAGAAAATGGTATCCAATTCGGACACAAGAGCACTGGTGGGGCGAAGGGTTTTGAGGTTATTGAATCCGAAGATCTGGAACTCCTGGGGAGAACTGCTGCTTCCAAGGCAGTCAGGTTACTCGATGCCAGTTTACCTCCCTCCGGACGCTACCCTATAATCATGGACCCGGAGCTCACCGGAGTTTTCATCCATGAAGCAGTGGGCCATGCCTCTGAGGCTGACCTGATACTCCAGAACGACTCCATTTTAAAGGGAAAAATGGGAGCCTCCATAGGTTCCCCACTGGTTACCATAGTGGATGATGCCAGTATGGATGCCTTCGGTTACTATGCCTACGATGCAGAGGGAGTAAAAACCAGTGAAAACGTACTGGTACAGGACGGCACACTGGTATCTCTTTTAAGCTCCAGGGAAACAGCAGCTAAACTAAACATCCAATCCAGTGGAAACGCACGGTCAGGAGTAGGAGATCAGCCCATTGTCCGCATGAGCAACACCTACCTTAAACCAGGCCAGATGAACTTCGAAGAGTTAATTGAAGATATGGATAATGGAATATACCTTAAAGGATCCAGGGGTGGGCAGGTAGACACCGGTAAAGGTGTTTTCCAGTTCAACGCGGCTGAATCATTCTTAATCGAGGATGGTGAGGTTAAAGATCCTCTCCGGGATGTTTCACTCTCCGGTAATATCCTGGAGATACTGCAAAAAGTGGATGCAGTAGGATCTGACTTCCATTTAGGAGTAGGATTCTGTGGTAAAGCCGGTCAAACAGCTCCAGTGGGAGATGGTGGCCCACACACCAGGGTCAGCGAAGCAACAGTTGGAGGCGCCAGTTAA
- a CDS encoding NOG1 family protein produces the protein MFLPNIPTSEEVIDKAFRRAKKAAARVRTSKIHRQHKSKRIEEVRVQTACQVIKDTFEEILEKTPHVEELPMFYQDYIDVAVGVDELKKSLGALNWANGVLEKLQNQYTFKIRRSPPENASQVRRAAFGRISSVVKRISDELDFLNYAKQKLRNVPTVDTEATTAVIAGFPNVGKSTLLRQITNAEPEVADYPFTTKGIQIGHFELRWQKYQIIDTPGLLDRPVQEMNQIELNAMVALEHLADLILFIFDPSQTSGFPVENQVNLYWEIKKIFRNTPVLSIFNKMDLVDDEENVKYIEQHINTSDEPLMVAASEGSGISEIIKKLEEFNREDKSNMGE, from the coding sequence ATGTTTTTACCTAACATACCAACCTCCGAGGAAGTAATTGACAAAGCATTCCGTCGGGCTAAAAAAGCTGCGGCCCGGGTCCGAACATCCAAGATCCACCGTCAGCATAAATCAAAACGAATAGAGGAAGTCAGAGTTCAGACTGCTTGCCAGGTGATTAAAGACACCTTTGAAGAAATCCTTGAGAAAACACCCCATGTGGAAGAACTCCCCATGTTTTACCAGGACTACATTGATGTAGCGGTGGGTGTTGATGAACTTAAAAAATCACTGGGAGCATTGAACTGGGCTAACGGAGTTTTAGAAAAACTACAGAACCAGTACACCTTCAAAATACGAAGATCACCTCCTGAAAACGCTTCACAGGTAAGAAGAGCTGCATTTGGAAGAATATCCTCGGTGGTGAAGCGTATAAGTGATGAACTTGACTTTTTAAACTATGCCAAGCAGAAGTTGCGTAACGTGCCAACCGTGGATACTGAAGCCACCACTGCAGTTATTGCAGGGTTTCCCAATGTAGGAAAATCCACACTACTAAGACAGATCACCAATGCAGAACCTGAAGTAGCTGATTACCCATTCACCACCAAAGGAATTCAAATAGGACATTTCGAACTCCGCTGGCAGAAGTACCAGATTATCGACACTCCGGGGCTTCTGGATCGGCCGGTGCAGGAGATGAACCAGATAGAACTCAACGCCATGGTGGCACTGGAGCACCTGGCAGATCTTATCCTTTTCATATTCGATCCATCACAAACTTCAGGATTCCCTGTGGAAAACCAGGTAAATCTGTACTGGGAGATAAAAAAGATATTCAGAAATACCCCAGTTCTGTCCATCTTCAATAAAATGGACCTGGTGGATGATGAAGAAAATGTTAAGTACATTGAACAACATATTAATACAAGTGATGAGCCCCTGATGGTCGCTGCATCTGAAGGTAGTGGCATATCAGAGATAATCAAAAAATTAGAGGAATTCAACAGAGAAGATAAGAGCAATATGGGAGAATAA
- a CDS encoding TIGR00296 family protein, with protein sequence MISDGEGEFLVKLARNAIETYITHKKIINIPDDVNPSLKEEMGAFVTLNRDGDLRGCIGYPEPVKPLAQAVVEVAISAATQDPRFPPVTATELEEIQVEVSVLTKPELVEVGKPAEYLEKVEVGRDGLIVEKGMYRGLLLPQVPVEWNWDIGDFLANTCIKAGLSPDCWLEEGVKLYSFQSQIFSE encoded by the coding sequence ATGATAAGTGATGGAGAAGGGGAATTTCTGGTAAAATTAGCAAGAAACGCCATTGAAACCTACATAACTCATAAAAAGATCATAAACATTCCTGATGATGTTAACCCTAGCCTAAAGGAGGAAATGGGAGCTTTTGTAACCTTAAATCGTGATGGGGATTTAAGGGGCTGTATTGGCTACCCAGAACCAGTAAAACCCTTAGCCCAGGCAGTGGTGGAGGTTGCTATAAGTGCAGCCACCCAGGACCCACGCTTCCCACCAGTCACCGCAACAGAACTAGAAGAGATCCAAGTGGAAGTAAGTGTGCTCACCAAACCAGAACTGGTTGAAGTTGGAAAACCAGCAGAATACCTGGAAAAGGTAGAAGTGGGCCGTGATGGGCTTATTGTGGAGAAGGGAATGTACCGTGGTCTGCTGCTTCCCCAGGTTCCAGTGGAATGGAACTGGGATATTGGAGACTTTCTGGCCAATACCTGTATTAAAGCTGGTTTATCCCCGGATTGCTGGTTAGAGGAAGGTGTGAAATTATACAGTTTCCAATCACAGATATTTTCTGAATAG
- a CDS encoding Hsp20 family protein — protein MDGKKTKLEPKGKDTKEEIISKASEVKDSVSEKGEEVKAKAVEVKDSVSEKGEEVKVKASETKDTVSDKGKEFRESASEKTEELRTTAEKMVNDVLKTLREKQEDLGKTINDYTAPTTPYVDIIDTSSEFILIADLPGVEKDGLSVDVTNESVTITATFPEGMEGEDVNYVKRERGSGEVTRTLKLPAEIKIKEANANFEEYILTIKLPKEIAETQKLEIN, from the coding sequence ATGGATGGAAAGAAAACAAAACTAGAACCCAAAGGCAAAGACACCAAGGAAGAAATTATATCCAAAGCTTCTGAAGTAAAAGATTCTGTTTCAGAAAAAGGTGAAGAAGTTAAAGCCAAAGCTGTAGAAGTAAAAGATTCTGTTTCAGAAAAAGGAGAAGAAGTTAAAGTTAAAGCTTCTGAAACTAAAGACACAGTCTCTGATAAAGGTAAAGAATTCAGGGAAAGTGCATCTGAGAAAACAGAAGAGCTACGCACTACTGCAGAGAAAATGGTTAATGATGTTTTAAAAACACTGCGCGAGAAACAGGAAGACCTGGGAAAAACCATCAATGATTACACAGCACCCACCACACCATACGTGGACATCATTGACACATCTAGTGAGTTTATACTTATAGCAGACCTTCCCGGAGTTGAAAAAGACGGCTTATCAGTTGATGTTACCAACGAATCTGTGACCATCACTGCTACTTTCCCCGAAGGAATGGAAGGTGAAGATGTTAATTACGTAAAAAGGGAGAGAGGTTCTGGGGAAGTTACCCGCACCCTTAAATTACCTGCTGAGATCAAGATCAAAGAGGCCAATGCCAATTTTGAAGAATACATCCTCACCATAAAACTTCCCAAGGAAATTGCAGAAACCCAAAAATTAGAGATCAATTAA